The Microvirga thermotolerans sequence CGGGGCGCAGGACGTGATGGGCGGGGCCATGAGCGCCGGCCAGCTCTCCCAGTTCGTGCTCTATGCCGTCTTCGCGGCGAGCGCTCTGGGCCAGCTCTCCGAGGTCTATGGGGAACTGGCCCAGGCGGCCGGCGCGGCGGAACGCCTCGGCGAGATCCTGGCGGCCAAGCCCGCCATCGAGGCTCCGGCCCGGCCGGAGCCCCTGCCGCAGCCGCCCCTCGGGACGCTGGCGTTCGAGAACGTGCATTTCGCCTACCCGACCCGGTCCGACCAGCGCGCCCTCCACGGTCTGAGCTTCAGGGTGGAGCGGGGCGAGCGGGTCGCCCTCGTCGGGCCCTCCGGCGCGGGCAAGAGCACCGTGCTCCAGCTGCTGCTCCGGTTCTACGATCCCCAGGAGGGCACCATCCTGGTGGACGGAGTCCCCGTCGCGGAGGCGGATCCCCTCGCCCTGCGCCGGAGGATGGCGCTCGTGCCGCAGGAGCCGACCGTCTTCGCGGCGAGCGTCCTCGAGAACATCCGCTACGGCCGGCCCGACGCCACGGAGGACGAGGTTCGCCGCGCGGCCGAGCTTGCCTCGGCGGACGGGTTCATCCGCGCCCTGCCGCAGGGCTATGCCACCCTCGTCGGCGAGCGGGGCGTGACGCTCTCCGGCGGCCAGCGCCAGCGCCTCGCCATTGCCCGCGCCATCCTCAAGGACGCGCCGATCCTCCTCCTCGACGAGGCGACCTCCGCCCTCGACGCGGAAAGCGAGAAGAAGGTGCAGGGCGCCCTCGACCGGCTCATGCAGGGGCGGACCACCCTCGTCATCGCCCATCGCCTCGCCACCGTGCGGTCCGCCGACCGGATCCTCGTCATGGATGCCGGGCGGATCGTGGAGGAAGGGACCCACGACAGCCTCCTCGGCCAAGGCGGCCTTTACGCCCGCCTCGCCCGGCTCCAGTTCACGGGCGCGGACGGCCGCGTCCAGGCCGCGGAATAGGATGGGCCGAACCGGAGTCTTTCCCTGAAGTTGAAGGAAGGAGGCCGGCGCGAGAGCCGGCCGCCGAGGCTTTCAGGAGGCCGGGATGGGCGACAACATGAACAGGCGGCATCCGCAGGATTCGTCCCGCATCAATGTCCACGAGGATTGGGAGGTCCGCTACTGGACGGGGAAGTGGAACGTGTCCCGCCAGCAGCTCATGGATGCGGTCCGGCGGGTGGGCGTCCAGGTCGCCGACGTGGCGAGGGCGCTCGGCAAGGAGCGCTGACGGTCCCGCTCACCGCTCCGTCAGCTTCAGCTCGATGCGCCGGTTGCGCGCATAGGCCTCCTCCGTGGTGCCGAGGTCGATGGGCTGGTACTCGCCGAACCCCGCCGCGAGGAGATGCTGGGGCTGGACCCCGCGGGCGGCGAGCGCCTGGACCACGGCGATGGCGCGGGCGGCCGAAAGGGCCCAGTTGGACGGGAACTGGGACGTGGCGATCGGGCGCGCATCCGTGTGGCCGTCGACCCTGACGACCCAGGGGATGTCCGGGGGAATCTGCTTCTGCAGCTCCACCAGGGCGGCCGCGATGCGGTCGATCTCGTCGGAGGCCTCGGGCCGGAGGGTCGCCTGGCCCGCGGGAAAGAGCACCTCGGACTGGAAGACGAAGCGGTCGCCGACGATGCGCACGTCCGGCCGGTTGCCGAGGATCTGGCGCAGGCGTCCGAAGAAGTCGGAGCGGTAGCGGGCAAGCTCCTGCACCCGTTGGGCGAGGGCCACGTTGAGCCGGCTGCCGAGGTCGGCGATCCGGGCCTGGCTCTCCTTGTCCCGGTTCTCGGAAGCCGCGAGGGCCTCCTCCAGGGCCGCGAGCTGGCGGCGCATGGCCGCGATCTGCTGGTTGAGGATCTCCACCTGGCTCAAGGCGCGGCCGGTGGCCTGGCGCTCGGCCTCGAGGGCGGAGTTGAGCTCCTTCGCCCGGGCCTGGGCGTCGCCGCCGCTGTCGATCAGGCCCTGCAGGCGCGC is a genomic window containing:
- a CDS encoding ABC transporter transmembrane domain-containing protein, which translates into the protein MAPEPDGSRRPKAALSALKPLLPYALAYKGRILAALAALLLASAMTLAMPVAVRRVIDLGFTEQGRGLVNAYFGILLLVVGLLALASASRYYFVITLGERVVADLRSAVFRHLTSLDPAFFDQAKSGEIVSRLTADTTQVKSAFGASISIALRNLFLFVGAVVLMIVTSPKLSALVLIAIPVIVVPLVVSGRAVRRRSRAAQDRLADASAYAAEAIGAVRTMQAFGMERATSLRFAAAAEEAFDAARLSTTMRAFLTGIGLFLVSASVVGVLWYGAQDVMGGAMSAGQLSQFVLYAVFAASALGQLSEVYGELAQAAGAAERLGEILAAKPAIEAPARPEPLPQPPLGTLAFENVHFAYPTRSDQRALHGLSFRVERGERVALVGPSGAGKSTVLQLLLRFYDPQEGTILVDGVPVAEADPLALRRRMALVPQEPTVFAASVLENIRYGRPDATEDEVRRAAELASADGFIRALPQGYATLVGERGVTLSGGQRQRLAIARAILKDAPILLLDEATSALDAESEKKVQGALDRLMQGRTTLVIAHRLATVRSADRILVMDAGRIVEEGTHDSLLGQGGLYARLARLQFTGADGRVQAAE
- a CDS encoding peptidoglycan -binding protein, whose protein sequence is MPVASTGGRRRGRQGQLNYWPGFVDALSTLLLSIVFLISVFMVGQFFLSRELSSRDTVLDRLNRQIAELTDLLALERSSRRTTEENLTALQSTLKAAEDDRARLQGLIDSGGDAQARAKELNSALEAERQATGRALSQVEILNQQIAAMRRQLAALEEALAASENRDKESQARIADLGSRLNVALAQRVQELARYRSDFFGRLRQILGNRPDVRIVGDRFVFQSEVLFPAGQATLRPEASDEIDRIAAALVELQKQIPPDIPWVVRVDGHTDARPIATSQFPSNWALSAARAIAVVQALAARGVQPQHLLAAGFGEYQPIDLGTTEEAYARNRRIELKLTER
- a CDS encoding DUF3606 domain-containing protein, which translates into the protein MGDNMNRRHPQDSSRINVHEDWEVRYWTGKWNVSRQQLMDAVRRVGVQVADVARALGKER